Proteins from a single region of Thermococcus alcaliphilus:
- a CDS encoding geranylgeranylglycerol-phosphate geranylgeranyltransferase has product MEFKGFLEILRPANCVVAGLVGILGATVALGNLPSYEKSLMIFLVVFLGCSWGNIINDYFDYEIDKINRPNRPLPRGALSRKVALVYGLCLSALGLLIAYMLNLWAFFFAFGAYLLMYLYAWRLKPTPLVGNLAVATLTGATPLYGAIAVGKIGLAGYLALCAFLVNVAREIFKDVEDVEGDKAHGAKTLPIVWGVEKASKLGVLFSIATVIASFLPVKAGIGLGYLPIIVVDGIILFSSYEILKDPSPITAGKVQRKLKLAIYLAVFSFLLGSLTKEV; this is encoded by the coding sequence ATGGAATTCAAGGGATTCTTGGAAATTCTAAGGCCAGCTAACTGTGTTGTAGCAGGTTTAGTTGGAATTTTGGGCGCTACTGTAGCGTTAGGCAATCTTCCCAGCTATGAAAAAAGCTTGATGATCTTTCTTGTGGTATTCTTAGGGTGCAGCTGGGGCAATATAATCAACGATTATTTTGATTATGAGATCGATAAAATCAATCGACCCAACAGACCACTTCCCCGAGGAGCACTCTCAAGAAAAGTCGCCCTCGTTTATGGACTATGCTTATCTGCTTTAGGACTTTTGATAGCTTATATGCTTAATCTGTGGGCATTTTTCTTTGCCTTTGGAGCATATCTACTGATGTACCTCTACGCTTGGAGACTCAAACCCACACCACTTGTTGGGAATCTCGCAGTAGCAACCCTTACTGGAGCTACTCCTCTTTACGGGGCTATTGCTGTGGGAAAAATTGGCCTTGCCGGATATCTTGCTCTCTGTGCGTTTTTAGTGAACGTCGCAAGGGAGATATTCAAGGATGTGGAGGATGTTGAAGGGGATAAAGCCCATGGAGCCAAAACCCTCCCTATCGTTTGGGGAGTTGAAAAAGCATCAAAACTTGGTGTTCTATTTAGCATTGCAACTGTAATCGCTTCATTCTTACCCGTAAAAGCCGGAATTGGCCTTGGATACCTTCCAATAATAGTTGTAGATGGGATAATTTTATTTTCATCATACGAAATTTTAAAAGACCCCTCCCCAATTACCGCTGGAAAAGTTCAACGGAAGTTAAAACTCGCCATTTATTTGGCGGTGTTCAGCTTCTTGTTAGGCTCACTGACAAAGGAGGTGTGA
- the engB gene encoding GTP-binding protein EngB has translation MIIFVGRSNVGKSTLIFRLTGKYVKRGKRPGVTRKPIEIGWRGKTIIDMPGFGFMSGVPKHVQEKIKTEIVRFIEDNADKIELAVLVVDGKSALEIIERWEKRGEIPIDVEFFQFLQELNIPTIVAVNKMDKVKNLNATINRLIEKFGLNGTWEDYKDTFVPISAKFGTNLDQLRKLIEEKIKESREQRG, from the coding sequence ATGATAATCTTTGTTGGACGGTCAAATGTTGGGAAAAGCACGCTGATATTTAGGCTTACTGGGAAGTACGTTAAGAGAGGCAAGAGGCCGGGTGTAACGAGAAAACCAATAGAGATAGGATGGAGGGGGAAAACGATAATTGACATGCCGGGGTTTGGATTTATGAGTGGAGTACCAAAACATGTTCAAGAAAAGATAAAAACTGAAATAGTGCGCTTTATAGAAGACAACGCCGATAAAATTGAGCTTGCGGTTTTGGTTGTAGATGGAAAAAGCGCCCTTGAAATCATTGAGCGGTGGGAGAAAAGGGGAGAGATACCCATCGATGTCGAGTTCTTCCAGTTTCTTCAAGAACTTAACATACCAACCATAGTTGCAGTCAACAAGATGGACAAAGTGAAAAACTTAAATGCAACCATAAATCGTCTCATAGAGAAATTTGGGCTCAATGGAACGTGGGAAGATTACAAAGATACTTTTGTCCCAATCTCTGCAAAATTTGGGACAAACTTAGACCAGCTTAGAAAATTGATAGAAGAAAAGATCAAAGAGTCTCGAGAACAACGTGGGTGA
- a CDS encoding Clp1/GlmU family protein, producing MNKAKYTQEVPEDRNEVLKIIQEEKKPLKIMILGGVDSGKTTLTVFLANELLSQGFRVAIVDSDVGQKGILPPALISLGFPDSIFTTMEEIKPVKHYFVGTITPNQFFGEMVTGVKLLVNEAMKRRADIVIIDTTGLVHGSGVELKRMKIEMVKPDLVLALQRKDELEDILRPFENKTRVIRLAISENAKPHTREERRQIRKEKWKKYFENSSEYILDLRKFYISGTQMFQGKKISEEEKSLLESLFRWLIFHGRKIASRYFVVKADIGSFPRNFDKNAMNAVDLENLSNLLIGFIDKDGFCLGLGILKLINFKELKAHVLTPLNENEIKNAVEIRFGRIRVREDGEELGLLHRDAL from the coding sequence ATGAATAAGGCGAAATACACACAGGAAGTTCCAGAAGATAGAAACGAAGTCCTCAAAATCATTCAAGAAGAGAAAAAGCCCCTCAAGATTATGATACTGGGTGGAGTTGACAGTGGGAAAACAACTCTAACTGTGTTTCTAGCCAATGAGCTTCTCTCCCAAGGATTTAGAGTAGCGATTGTAGACAGCGACGTTGGTCAAAAAGGCATTTTGCCTCCTGCTCTCATAAGTCTTGGGTTTCCTGACAGCATTTTCACAACAATGGAAGAAATAAAACCTGTAAAGCACTATTTTGTCGGTACAATAACACCAAATCAGTTTTTTGGAGAGATGGTAACTGGAGTTAAGCTCCTTGTGAATGAGGCTATGAAACGAAGAGCTGACATCGTTATAATAGACACTACCGGTCTAGTTCATGGTTCGGGAGTTGAGTTAAAAAGAATGAAAATAGAGATGGTTAAGCCTGATCTGGTGCTTGCTTTGCAGAGAAAAGACGAGCTTGAGGACATCCTCAGGCCTTTTGAAAACAAAACAAGAGTGATTCGGCTAGCGATTAGTGAAAATGCAAAGCCTCATACAAGGGAAGAGAGAAGGCAAATAAGAAAAGAAAAGTGGAAAAAGTACTTTGAAAACTCCAGTGAATACATTCTAGACCTTCGAAAGTTTTACATCAGCGGCACCCAGATGTTTCAGGGAAAAAAAATAAGTGAAGAAGAGAAAAGTCTCCTGGAGAGTCTATTTAGGTGGCTTATTTTCCACGGGAGAAAAATTGCCAGCAGGTATTTTGTTGTAAAGGCTGACATCGGGAGTTTCCCAAGAAATTTTGATAAAAATGCCATGAACGCAGTGGATTTAGAAAACTTGAGCAACCTCCTTATTGGTTTTATAGACAAAGACGGTTTTTGCCTGGGACTTGGAATTCTGAAGCTGATAAACTTCAAAGAGCTTAAAGCCCATGTGCTAACTCCTTTAAATGAAAATGAAATTAAAAACGCCGTCGAAATAAGGTTTGGAAGAATTAGAGTTCGGGAAGACGGAGAGGAACTTGGGCTTTTACACAGGGATGCCCTTTAG
- a CDS encoding ribonucleoside-triphosphate reductase, giving the protein MEFKDQIKDKLSDKELWMVITFKTPYGPGETMDRLASVLEELGWQVMFKANWWTADIPYGVIRIDIEQDGREKIVLGRWILGNKCELLKIESMDLERGKNEFYRLIDGITSTLIYDPVIRTMREQY; this is encoded by the coding sequence ATGGAGTTTAAGGATCAGATCAAAGATAAATTATCCGATAAGGAGTTGTGGATGGTCATCACCTTCAAAACCCCCTATGGCCCTGGGGAAACTATGGACAGGCTTGCAAGTGTTTTAGAAGAACTTGGATGGCAGGTTATGTTTAAAGCTAACTGGTGGACTGCGGATATTCCTTACGGCGTTATAAGGATAGATATCGAGCAAGATGGAAGGGAAAAGATTGTGCTTGGAAGGTGGATACTAGGCAACAAGTGCGAGCTTTTAAAGATAGAAAGCATGGATCTAGAGAGAGGCAAAAACGAGTTCTACAGACTTATAGATGGAATAACTTCAACCTTAATCTACGATCCGGTAATTAGGACAATGAGAGAGCAATACTGA
- a CDS encoding OB-fold nucleic acid binding domain-containing protein, which translates to MKKRLPSTRVYIKDILEGFYVKSEGDFEPNYLITKDARKVYRAKIVGTVVREPIIAEDETYGKFQVDDGTGVIWVLGFRDDTKFVRLVKRGDMVQLIGKIAEWRDDKQILVEGVSKVDPNMWILHRYEALKDKVEHIKKARTAFEIYNTYGITAKAKVIAKNKGISEDLLTTIDELYGIIMEQKAEEAAFEEELFEEESAEVSKELEEAKKAVLEILRSKGTAVSLKFIQRKLQDKYDPETIEDAVRALLAEGEIFEPEVGYYQILE; encoded by the coding sequence ATGAAAAAGAGATTACCTTCAACAAGGGTTTACATAAAAGACATTCTAGAGGGATTTTATGTTAAGAGCGAGGGAGATTTCGAACCAAATTACCTTATCACAAAGGATGCAAGAAAAGTATATAGGGCAAAGATAGTGGGAACAGTGGTTAGAGAGCCCATAATTGCGGAAGATGAAACTTATGGAAAGTTCCAAGTAGATGATGGAACTGGAGTGATATGGGTTCTTGGATTTAGAGACGACACTAAGTTTGTCCGCTTGGTAAAGAGAGGAGACATGGTTCAGTTGATCGGAAAGATAGCCGAGTGGAGAGATGACAAACAAATACTCGTTGAGGGAGTTAGCAAAGTCGATCCTAATATGTGGATACTGCACCGATATGAGGCACTTAAAGACAAGGTTGAGCACATTAAAAAAGCCAGAACAGCGTTTGAGATATACAACACCTATGGAATTACCGCAAAGGCCAAGGTTATCGCAAAGAACAAGGGAATAAGTGAAGATTTGCTCACTACAATAGATGAGCTTTACGGCATAATAATGGAGCAAAAAGCCGAAGAGGCTGCTTTTGAGGAGGAATTGTTTGAGGAGGAATCTGCAGAAGTTAGTAAGGAACTTGAAGAGGCCAAGAAGGCCGTGTTGGAGATACTTAGGTCAAAGGGAACTGCGGTTTCATTGAAGTTCATCCAGAGAAAACTTCAAGATAAATACGATCCAGAGACAATTGAGGATGCAGTTAGAGCTCTCCTTGCGGAAGGAGAAATTTTTGAGCCTGAAGTCGGCTATTATCAAATACTCGAGTAG
- a CDS encoding Lrp/AsnC family transcriptional regulator produces the protein MNTEATLTSRQVELLKKLYKEGKTIEVHTVEKTQDEIAEELGITRQALSNHLKTLKELGYIRTGRGFIDLTDKALEFLGEKKGDVFIFVRIEPTKRKSVYDAIKKLKVKRVYRVTGDIDLIVEADKTRLDEILEEIASLDGVRETITHVVLETL, from the coding sequence ATGAATACCGAAGCTACACTTACATCAAGACAAGTAGAATTGCTCAAAAAGCTTTACAAAGAGGGAAAAACCATAGAGGTGCACACCGTTGAAAAAACCCAGGATGAAATAGCCGAAGAATTGGGAATAACAAGACAGGCCTTAAGCAATCATCTCAAGACCCTCAAGGAGCTCGGGTACATAAGAACGGGTAGAGGGTTTATAGATCTCACCGACAAAGCGTTGGAGTTTCTGGGTGAAAAGAAAGGAGATGTGTTCATCTTTGTCAGAATTGAACCCACGAAAAGAAAATCTGTTTACGATGCAATCAAAAAGCTCAAAGTTAAGCGCGTTTACAGGGTTACTGGAGATATAGACCTTATTGTTGAAGCAGATAAAACCAGACTTGATGAGATACTGGAGGAAATAGCCTCTCTCGATGGAGTTAGGGAGACAATCACCCACGTTGTTCTCGAGACTCTTTGA